Proteins encoded in a region of the Ralstonia pseudosolanacearum genome:
- a CDS encoding TetR/AcrR family transcriptional regulator translates to MNRCRSRRKEETHQRILDAAARVIRSRGYEGFGVAEVMNQAGLTHGGFYAHFKSRDALFVEALERASRDIAVEAALVTRQWAGPEISGFRCLVEVYLADRFLSSLDGGCPVAALATEMPRQSGSVRQASVVHVQQLISVVRSTLAASHREAASMVAGSLIGALQLARTLGDNPKGRSLLAAARDSLIQLYDTPTQARSAPR, encoded by the coding sequence ATGAACCGCTGCCGAAGCCGACGCAAGGAAGAGACACATCAGCGCATCCTCGATGCAGCTGCGCGAGTTATTCGCAGCCGAGGCTACGAGGGGTTCGGAGTTGCTGAGGTGATGAACCAGGCCGGGCTGACGCACGGCGGCTTCTACGCGCACTTCAAGTCGCGAGACGCACTCTTTGTGGAAGCGCTCGAGCGTGCCAGTCGCGACATCGCCGTCGAGGCCGCGCTCGTAACTCGGCAATGGGCTGGCCCTGAGATTAGCGGGTTTCGCTGCCTAGTCGAGGTTTATTTGGCGGATCGGTTTTTGAGCTCACTGGATGGCGGTTGCCCTGTTGCCGCGCTCGCGACTGAGATGCCACGGCAATCGGGATCCGTGCGGCAGGCCTCAGTTGTGCATGTGCAGCAGCTTATTTCGGTGGTGCGCTCCACGCTTGCAGCATCGCATCGTGAGGCGGCAAGTATGGTGGCTGGATCGCTCATCGGTGCATTGCAACTCGCGCGCACGTTGGGGGATAACCCCAAAGGGCGTTCACTTTTGGCGGCGGCTCGAGACTCATTGATTCAGCTCTACGACACGCCGACACAGGCACGCTCGGCCCCTCGGTAG
- a CDS encoding TetR/AcrR family transcriptional regulator produces MKRITQSPKEITHERIVEAAARAIRRSGYNGTSVADIMKAAGLTHGGFYAHFESREAMLAEAADRAGAESVAMMEHVAATTPPEETLRAMAQAYLSQEHLEGMETGCGTAALVSEMPRQTAEVRRAATRRIKEMIDLVARQLPNWGQPGAHEQALVIVAMMVGTLTLARAVDDAKLSEALRDAALSQLGPTHSN; encoded by the coding sequence ATGAAAAGAATCACCCAAAGCCCAAAAGAAATCACACACGAACGGATCGTCGAAGCCGCCGCGCGTGCAATTCGGCGCAGCGGTTACAACGGTACTAGTGTGGCCGATATCATGAAGGCCGCTGGACTAACGCACGGTGGCTTCTATGCGCATTTCGAGTCTCGTGAGGCGATGCTTGCCGAAGCGGCTGACCGCGCAGGGGCGGAAAGCGTGGCGATGATGGAGCACGTTGCTGCCACTACTCCACCCGAAGAAACACTGCGGGCGATGGCCCAAGCGTATCTTTCCCAAGAGCACTTGGAGGGCATGGAAACCGGTTGTGGTACTGCGGCGCTTGTCTCGGAAATGCCCCGACAAACAGCCGAAGTCCGGCGAGCCGCCACGCGGCGGATCAAGGAGATGATTGACCTCGTAGCACGCCAATTACCCAACTGGGGGCAACCTGGCGCGCATGAGCAAGCCCTCGTTATCGTCGCCATGATGGTCGGTACATTAACGCTCGCACGTGCCGTCGACGACGCCAAGCTTTCCGAGGCCCTGCGTGATGCCGCGCTAAGTCAACTGGGCCCCACCCACAGCAACTGA
- a CDS encoding GMC family oxidoreductase: MSISYDFDYIVIGSGFGGSVSACRLTEKGYSVGVMEMGKRWAAKDFPKSNWDARRWMWLPGMKMHGFYNMRLFRHVMVLSGKAVGGGSITYANALLVPPDKVWDEGSWADLQDWKNIMPRYYAMAERMLGVTENKLLGEADQRLKKMAELHGVANTFHSGRVATFFAPNGEPGGTTYPDPYFDGDGPERGTCVGCGGCMVGCKHNAKNTLDKNYLYFAEKRGAQVFAETTVVDVRPLNGKEDGSEGYEIFTERSTSWFNRQQRSFRCRGVVFAASSLGTMELLFRLKQRGSLPRISADLGKRVRTNAESLVGVRFPAKDKSMSHGVAGGAGVYIDERTHIGAVRYPEGSDATGLMMTLLCGGRAGWTRIFAWLWTLVTHPVQAIRVHNPIGFARQTVLFVVMQTVDAFINMQFKRRWYWPFAKQLCTSGNPIPTFIPEANAFVEKGAKALGGIPTAFLTEILFNIPTTAHCMGGCAMANSPEHGVMDAQNRVFGYQNMLICDGSMLSANLGVNPSLTITALTEHAMSHVPPKTPAARTFSSTSHVQSVHI, encoded by the coding sequence ATGAGCATTTCCTATGACTTCGACTACATCGTGATTGGCTCTGGCTTCGGTGGCAGCGTGTCTGCCTGCCGCCTAACCGAAAAGGGCTATTCAGTGGGCGTTATGGAGATGGGAAAGCGTTGGGCGGCCAAAGACTTTCCCAAGAGCAACTGGGACGCACGACGGTGGATGTGGTTGCCGGGCATGAAAATGCACGGCTTCTACAACATGCGGTTGTTTCGCCACGTCATGGTCTTAAGCGGCAAAGCGGTTGGCGGGGGCTCTATTACCTATGCCAACGCGCTGCTAGTTCCCCCTGACAAAGTTTGGGATGAAGGTTCCTGGGCCGATTTGCAAGACTGGAAAAACATCATGCCACGGTACTACGCCATGGCGGAGCGGATGTTGGGCGTGACCGAAAACAAGCTTTTGGGCGAGGCCGACCAGCGACTCAAGAAAATGGCCGAGCTTCACGGTGTAGCCAACACCTTTCACAGCGGCCGCGTCGCAACGTTCTTCGCGCCAAATGGAGAGCCCGGCGGTACAACCTATCCTGATCCGTATTTTGATGGCGATGGTCCCGAGCGGGGGACTTGCGTTGGATGCGGCGGTTGTATGGTGGGTTGCAAGCACAACGCCAAGAACACGCTCGACAAGAATTATCTCTATTTCGCGGAAAAGCGCGGTGCTCAAGTCTTTGCCGAAACCACGGTGGTGGACGTGCGCCCGCTCAACGGAAAGGAAGACGGCAGCGAAGGCTACGAGATTTTCACCGAGCGCTCCACCTCTTGGTTTAACAGGCAGCAGCGCAGCTTCCGCTGCCGGGGTGTGGTGTTCGCGGCCTCCTCGTTGGGCACGATGGAACTGTTGTTTCGTCTGAAACAACGAGGCTCCTTGCCGCGCATTAGCGCCGACCTCGGCAAGCGCGTGCGCACCAATGCCGAATCGCTCGTCGGCGTGCGCTTTCCAGCAAAGGACAAGAGCATGTCACATGGCGTAGCTGGTGGCGCAGGCGTCTACATCGACGAGCGAACGCACATAGGAGCGGTGCGTTATCCGGAAGGCTCGGACGCCACTGGCCTCATGATGACCTTGTTGTGCGGCGGACGTGCTGGATGGACGCGAATTTTCGCGTGGCTGTGGACTCTTGTGACGCATCCTGTCCAAGCGATCCGCGTGCACAACCCCATAGGGTTCGCTCGGCAAACCGTCCTGTTTGTAGTGATGCAGACAGTTGATGCGTTCATCAACATGCAATTCAAGCGCCGCTGGTATTGGCCATTCGCAAAGCAGTTATGCACCAGCGGTAACCCGATCCCCACCTTTATCCCTGAGGCAAATGCGTTTGTTGAAAAGGGGGCAAAGGCACTGGGCGGCATCCCTACGGCGTTCCTAACCGAGATTCTGTTCAACATTCCTACGACAGCCCATTGCATGGGTGGCTGCGCAATGGCGAACTCTCCGGAGCACGGTGTGATGGATGCTCAAAACCGCGTCTTTGGTTATCAAAACATGCTGATCTGTGATGGCTCGATGCTCAGCGCCAATCTCGGTGTGAACCCGAGTTTGACTATCACCGCGCTAACCGAACACGCAATGTCCCACGTTCCACCGAAAACACCCGCTGCACGCACCTTCTCGAGTACTTCTCATGTCCAGTCAGTCCACATCTAA